The Mytilus trossulus isolate FHL-02 chromosome 3, PNRI_Mtr1.1.1.hap1, whole genome shotgun sequence genome contains a region encoding:
- the LOC134710463 gene encoding uncharacterized protein LOC134710463, translated as MEAPIETFIKDFVWARTGETVYTDLSTPSVVLLRDVKTSGSTALAALWLNILQHPNNYPVQRYPYRKLYQANGTYKVVLTVDDVTLTVSMSLGSLKMKGEFILDWFQSHFLKVLDAYGRPWAHPQPLDDKYSKLRKTWENLPSVKHSAVIVIENKTEVSDGKEEAVPENKEETNSENKEADTTEEKVVERPPEENDDLMDLKEALQNVNKERGSDEDIMEQIASLSAGCVQHGPEYIYILWKCLLEQWFKDADNRVYIVTPQLDVDRLKDVVQLVLDQRLTANLEALYVHHKCDLIQNIGDVKATVQKQYPSKDQVFIEYKIYSNIIYPLAEFQCKFIACIKKGKVTVLQTSANFHADHFVKESVDTVSFHSMSKDEFHQRFLKPILASQFLQVSEK; from the exons ATGGAGGCACCTATAGAAACATTCATCAAAGATTTTGTGTGGGCTAGGACAGGTGAAACTGTGTATACAGATTTGTCAACACCATCTGTAGTGTTACTTAGAGATGTTAAAACTAGTGGATCAACAGCTTTGGCGGCTTTGTGGCTTAACATCCTGCAACATCCCAACAACTACCCTGTACAGCGATATCCCTACAGGAAACTTTACCAGGCAAATGGAACTTATAAAGTTGTACTAACAGTGGATGATGTGACGCTGACTGTTTCAATGTCCTTAGGGTCTCTAAAAATGAAAGGAGAATTCATACTGGATTGGTTTCAAAGTCATTTCTTGAAAGTTTTGGACGCATATGGAAGACCATGGGCACATCCTCAACCATTAGATGACAAATATTCCAAGTTGAGAAAAACTTGGGAGAATTTACCTTCAGTGAAACACTCTGCTG taattgtaattgaaaataaaacagaagtGAGTGATGGCAAAGAAGAAGCTGTCCCTGAAAACAAGGAAGAAACTAATTCAGAAAACAAAGAAGCAGATACAACAGAGGAGAAAGTAGTAGAGAGACCACCAGAGGAAAATGATGATCTGATGGATTTGAAAGAGGCTTTGCAGAATGTTAATAAAGAAAGG GGTTCAGATGAAGACATAATGGAACAGATAGCAAGTTTGTCTGCTGGCTGTGTTCAGCATGGTCCAGAATATATTTACATCTTGTGGAAATGTCTGTTAGAACAGTGGTTCAAAGATGCTGACAATAGGGTGTATATTGTTACTCCTCAACTAGATGTAGATCGTTTGAAGGATGTAGTCCAGCTCGTCCTGGATCAAAGATTAACAGCCAATTTAGAAGCTTTATATGTTCACCATAAATGTGATCTCATTCAGAACATTGGAGATGTTAAAGCCACTGTCCAGAAACAATATCCCAGCAAAGACCAAGTTTTTATTGAGTACAAAATCTACAGCAACATCATTTATCCATTAGCAGAATTTCAGTGTAAATTCATAGCATGTATCAAAAAGGGTAAAGTCACTGTATTACAAACCAGTGCTAACTTCCATGCAGATCATTTTGTCAAGGAGAGTGTCGATACAGTCAGTTTTCATAGCATGTCAAAAGATGAATTTCATCAGAGATTCCTCAAACCTATTTTAGCTTCACAATTTTTGCAAGTCAGTGAAAAATAG